A single window of Jiangella alkaliphila DNA harbors:
- a CDS encoding ABC transporter substrate-binding protein, whose product MRRRATVLAAAAGLALSLTACGGDDDPFEEGDGDSTATDGGGGGDLTVGGANFTEMVIMQEMYAALLEDAGYTVDIQSVDAREIYEPALESGEIDVVPEYLATFAEFLNGAINGPDAPSSAPIATSDAQETVDAARPLAEERGLTILDPAEAASQNAFAVTQEFADENGLTTLSDLGALGQPITLAAVEECPDRPFCEPGLESVYGIDIVDPPLATGFSTSETKTAVQRGDAQLGLVGTTDGTLEQFGLVTLEDDQGLQAADNLVPVINTESAGDPAIAEVLNQLAEVLTTDDLAMMNAQVDAERQQAPDVARAYLEDQGLL is encoded by the coding sequence ATGCGGAGACGAGCGACCGTGCTGGCGGCCGCGGCCGGCCTGGCGCTGTCGCTGACAGCCTGCGGCGGCGACGACGACCCGTTCGAGGAGGGTGACGGCGACTCGACGGCCACCGACGGTGGTGGCGGCGGCGACCTCACCGTCGGCGGCGCCAACTTCACCGAAATGGTGATCATGCAGGAGATGTACGCGGCGCTGCTCGAGGACGCCGGCTACACCGTCGACATCCAATCCGTCGACGCACGCGAGATCTACGAGCCGGCGCTGGAGAGCGGCGAGATCGACGTCGTGCCCGAGTACTTGGCCACCTTCGCCGAGTTCCTCAACGGTGCCATCAACGGCCCGGACGCTCCGTCCAGCGCGCCCATCGCGACGTCGGACGCGCAGGAGACCGTCGACGCGGCGCGGCCGCTGGCCGAGGAGCGCGGGCTGACCATCCTCGACCCGGCGGAGGCGGCCAGCCAGAACGCGTTCGCCGTCACCCAGGAGTTCGCCGACGAGAACGGCCTCACCACGCTGTCGGACCTCGGCGCGCTGGGCCAGCCCATCACGCTGGCGGCGGTCGAGGAGTGCCCCGACCGGCCGTTCTGCGAGCCGGGGCTGGAGTCGGTCTACGGCATCGACATCGTCGACCCGCCGCTGGCCACCGGGTTCAGCACCAGCGAGACGAAGACGGCGGTCCAGCGCGGCGACGCGCAGCTCGGCCTGGTCGGCACCACCGACGGCACGCTCGAGCAGTTCGGCCTGGTCACGCTGGAGGACGACCAGGGCCTGCAGGCCGCCGACAACCTCGTGCCGGTCATCAACACCGAGTCCGCCGGTGACCCGGCCATCGCCGAGGTGCTCAACCAGCTGGCCGAGGTGCTCACCACCGACGACCTCGCGATGATGAACGCCCAGGTCGACGCCGAGCGGCAGCAGGCGCCCGACGTCGCGCGGGCCTACCTCGAGGACCAGGGGCTGCTCTGA
- a CDS encoding ArsR/SmtB family transcription factor — MGIWLIDADVLAGGRFRVSALAETIAAIRVLTGEQSNRPGQLVRPAQSREAFRARMAADPVGRAFVAGALLPTWLANFLCAPPLDDEPEFEDELHRIRTTPAAALRADLAGNDPALDVPDLPERIADVLDWVWTEAIEPDWQRRARAFEADAVARTRRLSTSGWAAALDDMRPGMRWLGGGRLRINAYDYPPRDLTQGELVFIPVTGARGWVGWRRPHRYSIVYPCAGLLAEGRRTVPGALGRLIGPARATLLNLLDNPMSTTQLVAATGLALGSVGDHLKVLLDAQLVRRRRAGRSVLYYRTADGDRLVRAATSQGNGG; from the coding sequence GTGGGCATCTGGCTGATCGACGCCGACGTCCTCGCCGGCGGCCGGTTCCGGGTGTCGGCGCTGGCCGAGACAATCGCGGCCATCAGGGTCCTGACGGGCGAGCAGTCGAACCGTCCCGGTCAGCTGGTCCGCCCCGCACAGTCGCGCGAGGCGTTCCGGGCCCGGATGGCCGCCGATCCCGTGGGCCGGGCGTTCGTGGCGGGGGCACTGCTCCCCACCTGGCTGGCCAACTTTCTCTGTGCGCCTCCGCTCGACGACGAGCCGGAGTTCGAGGACGAGCTGCACCGCATCCGCACGACGCCGGCCGCCGCGCTGCGTGCCGACCTGGCCGGCAACGACCCGGCGCTCGACGTGCCGGACCTGCCGGAGCGGATCGCCGACGTGCTCGACTGGGTGTGGACCGAGGCGATCGAACCGGACTGGCAGCGCCGGGCCCGGGCCTTCGAGGCGGACGCCGTCGCCAGGACCCGGCGCCTGAGCACCAGCGGCTGGGCAGCGGCGCTGGACGACATGCGCCCGGGGATGCGCTGGCTCGGCGGGGGACGCCTGCGGATCAACGCCTATGACTATCCGCCACGCGACCTGACCCAGGGGGAGCTGGTGTTCATCCCCGTCACCGGCGCCCGCGGCTGGGTCGGCTGGCGCCGGCCGCACCGCTACTCGATCGTCTACCCGTGCGCCGGGCTGCTGGCCGAGGGCCGTCGCACCGTGCCGGGCGCGCTGGGCCGGCTGATCGGGCCGGCCCGCGCGACGCTGCTGAACCTGCTCGACAACCCGATGAGCACGACCCAGCTCGTGGCGGCGACCGGGTTGGCCCTGGGCTCGGTCGGCGACCACCTCAAGGTGCTGCTGGACGCCCAGCTGGTGCGCCGCCGCCGGGCCGGACGCTCCGTCCTCTACTACCGCACGGCCGACGGCGACCGCCTGGTCCGAGCCGCCACCTCGCAAGGGAACGGGGGATAG
- a CDS encoding response regulator transcription factor, with product MSVQPVKVFLVDDQQLVRAGFRMVIDSQPDLEVVGEAGDGDAALHALAVTAADVVLMDVRMPVLDGVEATRRLRTRDDAPKVIVLTTFDLDEYAFAAIKAGASGFLLKDAPPPTLLDAVRTVHSGDAVVAPSTTRRLLERFAGHLPEDATPPDAVWAELTQREHEIVREVVRGRSNAEIAATLFVTEATVKTHIGRVLAKVGLRDRVQLVVLAYETGLVRPGAS from the coding sequence GTGAGCGTGCAGCCGGTCAAGGTCTTCCTGGTCGACGACCAGCAGCTGGTCCGGGCCGGGTTCCGGATGGTGATCGACTCCCAGCCCGACCTCGAGGTGGTCGGCGAGGCCGGCGACGGCGACGCCGCGCTGCACGCGCTCGCGGTCACCGCGGCCGACGTCGTGCTGATGGACGTCCGGATGCCGGTCCTCGACGGCGTCGAGGCGACCCGCCGGCTGCGCACCCGCGACGATGCGCCGAAGGTGATCGTGCTGACCACGTTCGACCTCGACGAGTACGCGTTCGCCGCGATCAAGGCCGGCGCCAGCGGCTTCCTGCTCAAGGACGCCCCGCCGCCGACGCTGCTCGACGCCGTCCGCACGGTGCACTCCGGCGACGCGGTGGTCGCGCCGAGCACCACCCGGCGGCTGCTGGAACGCTTCGCCGGCCACCTGCCCGAGGACGCGACGCCGCCGGACGCCGTCTGGGCCGAGCTCACCCAGCGCGAGCACGAGATCGTCCGCGAGGTGGTCCGCGGCCGGTCGAACGCCGAGATCGCCGCGACCCTGTTCGTCACCGAGGCGACCGTGAAGACGCACATCGGCCGGGTGCTGGCCAAGGTCGGCCTGCGCGACCGCGTGCAGCTGGTCGTGCTGGCCTACGAGACCGGGCTGGTGCGGCCGGGCGCGTCGTAG
- a CDS encoding dihydrofolate reductase family protein, translating into MHDPRPQTAAGKVHLAFVMSLDGFVAGPGHSMDFMDGTTVRDGLHQEYIESTGAILAGRDGYDSAVGDSRPYGGAWSGPIFVLTHHPEDARAADGITVLSCSLTEAVRIGLDAARGKNLQVFSASIGRQLLQLGLVDEIDVHVAPVLLGDGVRFYDAPGGEIVRLARDGDDPTLAAHLRYRPASADRVRRSQSSPSTGSTSGTNP; encoded by the coding sequence ATGCATGACCCTCGACCGCAGACCGCCGCCGGGAAGGTCCACCTCGCGTTCGTGATGTCGCTGGACGGCTTCGTCGCCGGTCCCGGCCACAGCATGGACTTCATGGACGGGACCACGGTCCGCGACGGCCTGCACCAGGAGTACATCGAGAGCACCGGCGCGATCCTGGCCGGACGGGACGGATACGACAGCGCCGTCGGCGACTCGCGGCCCTACGGCGGAGCGTGGAGCGGTCCGATCTTCGTCCTCACCCACCACCCCGAGGACGCCCGCGCGGCCGACGGCATCACGGTGCTCAGCTGCTCACTGACCGAGGCGGTGCGGATCGGCCTGGACGCGGCGCGAGGCAAGAACCTGCAGGTGTTCTCCGCGTCGATCGGCCGGCAGCTGCTCCAGCTGGGACTGGTCGACGAGATCGACGTTCACGTCGCGCCCGTCCTGCTCGGTGACGGAGTCCGCTTCTACGACGCACCCGGCGGCGAGATCGTCCGCCTGGCGCGCGACGGCGACGACCCGACGCTCGCCGCGCACCTTCGCTACCGGCCCGCGTCGGCCGACCGCGTGCGGCGCAGCCAGAGCAGCCCGAGCACCGGCAGCACCAGCGGCACGAACCCGTAG
- a CDS encoding DUF1684 domain-containing protein, which translates to MTSVSALDVLDWRRRVHALYARVRAESETDPAAAHELWAAGRDELVRSHPASPVAPERRDGYAGLRHRPYDAGLRFVLPVDPDVEPQRLEVPTATDGIVPFELVGRLHLPMGDLDVWWLDSYGGGVFVPIKDASAGQATYGGGRYLLDTVKGADLGGSVHEGLVIDLNFAYNPSCAYDPAWTCPLAPPGNNLGVEVAAGELVPSAH; encoded by the coding sequence CTGACCTCCGTCAGCGCACTCGACGTCCTCGACTGGCGGCGCCGGGTCCACGCGCTCTACGCCCGGGTGCGGGCCGAGAGCGAGACGGACCCGGCGGCGGCCCACGAGCTGTGGGCCGCGGGCCGCGACGAGCTGGTCCGCAGCCATCCCGCGTCACCCGTCGCGCCCGAGCGGCGCGACGGGTACGCGGGGCTGCGGCACCGCCCGTACGACGCCGGCCTGCGGTTCGTGCTGCCGGTCGACCCCGACGTCGAGCCCCAGCGGCTCGAGGTGCCGACCGCCACCGACGGCATCGTGCCGTTCGAGCTGGTGGGCCGGCTGCACCTGCCCATGGGCGACCTCGACGTGTGGTGGCTCGACTCCTACGGCGGCGGAGTGTTCGTGCCCATCAAGGACGCGTCGGCGGGACAGGCGACGTACGGCGGCGGGCGCTACCTGCTCGACACCGTCAAGGGCGCCGACCTCGGCGGCTCGGTCCACGAGGGCCTTGTCATCGACCTCAACTTCGCCTACAACCCGTCCTGCGCCTACGACCCCGCCTGGACCTGCCCGCTGGCGCCGCCCGGCAACAACCTGGGCGTCGAGGTCGCGGCCGGCGAGCTGGTCCCGTCCGCCCACTGA
- a CDS encoding sensor histidine kinase produces MRRRDRVYAWVRRHPVLPDAVIALGLLVTLVAFAAAALDPGWAHFVLGTVMCAALAFRRVRPVESFGVLVAAGLVQWATGLDLAPYDLALLIGLYAVSAYGPRWASRAGLAAGFLGVALGTMRYDTSAEDEPAAFVASAIALAATVVGAWAMGDVRRVRQAYVAELVERAHQAERERDQQAQLAAAEERSRIAREMHDVVAHNLSVIVVQADGGRYAGDHDPQAALDALKTIGDTGRGALAEMRRLLGVLRATDDADGGAIRPQPGLGSLPELVTSVRQAGLPVDLDVTGPPRPLPPGPSLAVYRVIQEALTNALKHAGPAARARVALVFGAERLTARVTDDGRGAAAPSDGLGQGLAGMRERMTMYGGTVTAGPATGGGWRVDLDLPYGGGK; encoded by the coding sequence GTGAGGCGCAGGGACCGGGTGTACGCGTGGGTGCGACGGCATCCCGTCCTGCCCGACGCCGTCATCGCGCTCGGACTGCTGGTCACGCTCGTGGCGTTCGCGGCGGCCGCCCTCGACCCGGGCTGGGCGCACTTCGTCCTCGGCACCGTCATGTGCGCCGCGCTGGCGTTCCGGCGGGTCCGGCCGGTCGAGTCGTTCGGCGTCCTGGTCGCCGCCGGGCTGGTCCAGTGGGCCACCGGACTGGACCTGGCGCCGTACGACCTCGCGCTGCTCATCGGGCTGTACGCCGTCAGCGCCTATGGCCCGCGGTGGGCCAGCCGGGCCGGGCTTGCGGCCGGTTTCCTCGGCGTGGCGCTGGGCACGATGCGCTACGACACGTCCGCCGAGGACGAGCCGGCGGCCTTCGTGGCCAGCGCCATCGCGCTGGCGGCGACCGTCGTCGGCGCGTGGGCGATGGGCGACGTCCGCCGGGTCCGGCAGGCCTACGTCGCCGAGCTGGTCGAGCGGGCGCACCAGGCCGAGCGCGAGCGCGACCAGCAGGCCCAGCTGGCCGCCGCCGAGGAACGGTCCCGCATCGCCCGCGAGATGCACGACGTCGTCGCGCACAACCTCTCGGTCATCGTCGTGCAGGCCGACGGCGGCCGGTACGCCGGCGACCACGACCCGCAGGCCGCCCTCGACGCGCTGAAGACCATCGGCGACACCGGCCGGGGCGCGCTCGCCGAGATGCGCCGGCTGCTCGGCGTGCTCCGCGCCACCGACGACGCCGACGGCGGCGCCATCCGGCCGCAGCCCGGGCTGGGCAGCCTGCCCGAGCTGGTCACGTCGGTGCGCCAGGCCGGGCTGCCGGTCGACCTCGACGTCACCGGCCCGCCTCGGCCGCTGCCGCCGGGTCCGTCGCTGGCGGTGTACCGGGTGATCCAGGAGGCGCTGACCAACGCGCTCAAGCACGCCGGCCCGGCGGCGCGGGCACGGGTGGCGCTCGTGTTCGGCGCGGAGCGGCTGACCGCTCGCGTCACCGACGACGGCCGGGGCGCGGCCGCACCGAGCGACGGGCTCGGCCAGGGACTGGCGGGCATGCGGGAGCGGATGACGATGTACGGCGGCACGGTGACGGCGGGACCGGCGACCGGCGGTGGCTGGCGGGTCGACCTCGACCTGCCGTACGGCGGAGGGAAGTGA
- a CDS encoding PH domain-containing protein, with translation MTTSGSEAEGAKAAKAARVDPTPEHFRRLHPLTPLLRGWGFLAVAIGIGGQDALRSGELGRFGLTALAFAVVGMIAGLLSWWYTRYGFDGDALRIDSGMLNRRSRRVRLDRLQAVDINRPLAGRLLGVSELRLEVAGGGKAEAPLQYLAVDDAVRLRAELLARAAGIDADTPEAPERVVHQVPLDRLVWSTVLSGAFVAGAVFIVGIGIAFLFYRDSDITVGVLSSMLPGIIAIGAALWAQLGRNFAFVLAESPDGYRIRKGLLDTQAQTVPPGRVQGVAMRQPLLWRGKGWVRLDVDVAGYSGESSDDSQRTSTLLPVATYEEAAEVLRHVLPGSDPLSVPLTHAPRPARWLRPFGWKKLAYGVDEHVVVVREGVLYRNLTTVPHAKTQSVRIVQGPLQRRLGLASVHVDTTPGPVDAVIAHRLPAEARLIAEEQAERARLARKTDVPEQWMARYRQQSVPRPDGHADGDGPPAASSERDQE, from the coding sequence GTGACCACGTCGGGAAGCGAGGCCGAGGGCGCCAAGGCCGCCAAGGCCGCGCGGGTCGACCCGACGCCCGAGCACTTCCGGCGGCTGCACCCGCTGACCCCGCTGCTGCGCGGCTGGGGCTTCCTGGCGGTCGCCATCGGCATCGGCGGGCAGGACGCGCTGCGCTCCGGCGAGCTGGGCCGGTTCGGCCTCACCGCGCTCGCCTTCGCCGTCGTCGGCATGATCGCCGGGCTGCTGTCGTGGTGGTACACCCGGTACGGCTTCGACGGCGACGCGTTGCGGATCGACTCCGGCATGCTGAACCGACGGTCCCGCCGGGTCCGGCTGGACCGCCTGCAGGCCGTCGACATCAACCGCCCGCTGGCCGGGCGGCTGCTCGGCGTCTCGGAGCTGCGGCTGGAGGTGGCCGGCGGCGGCAAGGCCGAGGCGCCGCTGCAGTACCTCGCCGTCGACGACGCGGTCCGGCTGCGGGCCGAGCTGCTGGCCCGGGCCGCCGGCATCGACGCCGACACGCCGGAGGCGCCGGAGCGGGTGGTGCATCAGGTGCCGCTGGACCGGCTGGTGTGGTCGACGGTGCTGTCGGGCGCGTTCGTCGCCGGCGCGGTGTTCATCGTCGGCATCGGCATTGCGTTCCTCTTCTACCGCGACAGCGACATCACCGTCGGCGTGCTGTCGTCGATGCTGCCAGGCATCATCGCCATCGGCGCCGCGCTGTGGGCGCAGCTGGGCCGCAACTTCGCCTTCGTCCTGGCCGAGTCGCCCGACGGCTACCGCATCCGCAAGGGCCTGCTCGACACCCAGGCCCAGACCGTCCCACCCGGCCGGGTGCAGGGAGTAGCCATGCGCCAGCCGTTGTTGTGGAGAGGGAAGGGCTGGGTGCGGCTCGACGTCGACGTCGCCGGCTACAGCGGTGAGTCGTCCGACGACAGCCAGCGGACGTCCACGCTGCTCCCAGTGGCCACGTACGAGGAGGCGGCCGAGGTGTTGCGGCACGTGCTACCGGGCTCCGACCCGCTGTCGGTGCCGCTGACGCACGCCCCGCGGCCGGCCCGCTGGCTGCGTCCGTTCGGCTGGAAGAAGCTGGCCTACGGCGTCGACGAGCACGTCGTCGTCGTGCGCGAGGGCGTGCTGTACCGCAACCTCACCACCGTCCCGCACGCGAAGACGCAGAGCGTGCGGATCGTGCAGGGGCCGCTGCAGCGACGGCTCGGGCTGGCGTCGGTGCACGTCGACACCACCCCCGGACCGGTCGACGCGGTCATCGCGCACCGGCTGCCCGCCGAGGCCCGTCTCATCGCCGAGGAGCAGGCCGAACGGGCTCGACTGGCACGCAAGACCGATGTTCCAGAACAATGGATGGCGAGGTACCGGCAGCAGTCGGTACCCCGACCCGACGGCCACGCCGACGGTGACGGCCCCCCGGCCGCATCGAGCGAGCGAGACCAGGAGTGA
- the panD gene encoding aspartate 1-decarboxylase — protein sequence MFRTMMKGKIHRATVTQADLHYVGSVTVDEDLLDAADLLPGEQVDIVDITNGARLTTYVIPGQRGSGVIGINGAAARLVQPGDLVILISYGLVDDAEARGFQPRVVHVDAANRVVATGADPAEPVPGAAAQVRGDTVAAG from the coding sequence GTGTTCCGCACCATGATGAAGGGCAAGATCCACCGCGCCACCGTGACGCAGGCCGACCTGCACTACGTGGGATCGGTCACGGTCGACGAGGACCTCCTCGACGCCGCCGACCTGCTGCCCGGTGAACAGGTCGACATCGTCGACATCACCAACGGCGCCCGGCTCACCACGTACGTCATCCCCGGTCAGCGGGGCTCCGGCGTCATCGGCATCAACGGCGCCGCCGCCCGGCTCGTGCAGCCCGGCGACCTCGTCATCCTGATCAGCTACGGCCTGGTCGACGACGCCGAGGCACGCGGGTTCCAGCCGCGGGTGGTGCACGTCGACGCCGCCAACCGCGTCGTCGCGACCGGCGCCGACCCCGCCGAGCCGGTGCCCGGCGCGGCCGCCCAGGTGCGCGGCGACACCGTCGCCGCCGGCTGA
- a CDS encoding DUF885 domain-containing protein — MPHDDEADTPRKIADRYVETIADLNPIVGTALGIRPGVDAMPDYSPDGKDAVADAARATLGELDAAERAAASNGGLPVEERRAARLLRERLTASLALHDAGEGLRELSNLFSPVQSLRSVFLMMPSDTDDDWAVIGRRLRNIPAAAAGFRASLEEGDRRGLYAAPRQVGTVLEQLDTWLAADWYTSFVAKGPDAQCDELSAAATQAGAGLAELRDYLATTYAPAAEGTPDAFGRERYAVAARYWTGSELDLEDAYAYGWSEFHRIGDEMKRAADAVLPGHTPLAVMRHLDEHGEAIEGVDEVRDWLQGLMDRAMTDLDGIHVDLAEPIKHVEAMIAPPGSAAAPYYTRPSLDFSRPGRTWLPTLGETRFPVWGLVSTWYHEGVPGHHLQLAQWVHVADQLSRYQVSLGSVSAMTEGWALYAERLMDELGYLTDPPIRLGYLDAQIMRAIRVIIDLGMHLRLRIPNSETFHPGEVWTPELGREFFGAFNGRDPAFIDSEIVRYLGAPGQAIGYKLGERAWLAGRDAARAARGADFDLKAWHMAALSMGALGLDDLTDELARLP, encoded by the coding sequence GTGCCTCACGACGACGAAGCCGACACCCCCCGGAAGATCGCCGACCGCTACGTCGAGACCATCGCCGACCTGAACCCGATCGTCGGGACGGCGCTCGGTATCAGGCCCGGCGTCGACGCGATGCCCGACTACTCGCCGGACGGCAAGGACGCCGTGGCCGACGCCGCCAGGGCCACGCTGGGCGAGCTGGACGCCGCCGAGCGGGCCGCCGCGTCCAACGGCGGCCTGCCGGTCGAGGAGCGCCGGGCCGCGCGGCTGCTGCGCGAACGGCTGACCGCGTCGCTGGCGCTGCACGACGCCGGCGAGGGCCTGCGCGAGCTGAGCAACCTGTTCTCGCCGGTGCAGTCGCTGCGGTCGGTCTTCCTGATGATGCCGTCCGACACCGACGACGACTGGGCGGTCATCGGCCGGCGGCTGCGCAACATCCCGGCCGCCGCGGCCGGCTTCCGCGCCTCCCTGGAGGAGGGTGACCGGCGCGGCCTGTACGCGGCCCCGCGCCAGGTCGGCACCGTCCTCGAGCAGCTCGACACCTGGCTCGCGGCCGACTGGTACACGTCGTTCGTCGCCAAGGGACCCGACGCGCAGTGCGACGAGCTGTCCGCCGCGGCCACCCAGGCCGGCGCCGGCCTGGCCGAGCTGCGCGACTACCTCGCCACCACCTACGCGCCGGCCGCCGAGGGCACGCCCGACGCGTTCGGGCGCGAGCGCTACGCGGTCGCCGCCCGCTACTGGACCGGGTCCGAGCTGGACCTCGAGGACGCCTACGCCTACGGCTGGTCTGAGTTCCACCGCATCGGCGACGAGATGAAGCGGGCCGCCGACGCCGTCCTGCCGGGGCACACGCCGCTGGCCGTCATGCGCCACCTCGACGAGCACGGCGAGGCGATCGAGGGCGTCGACGAGGTCCGCGACTGGCTGCAGGGCCTGATGGACCGCGCGATGACCGACCTCGACGGCATCCACGTCGACCTCGCCGAGCCGATCAAGCACGTCGAGGCCATGATCGCCCCGCCGGGCAGCGCCGCGGCGCCGTACTACACGCGTCCGTCGCTGGACTTCAGCCGGCCCGGCCGCACCTGGCTGCCGACGCTGGGCGAGACCCGGTTCCCGGTATGGGGGCTGGTCAGCACCTGGTACCACGAGGGTGTGCCGGGCCACCACCTGCAGCTGGCCCAGTGGGTGCACGTCGCGGACCAGTTGTCGCGCTACCAGGTGAGCCTCGGCTCGGTCAGCGCGATGACCGAGGGCTGGGCGCTCTACGCCGAGCGGCTCATGGACGAGCTGGGCTACCTCACCGACCCGCCGATCCGCCTCGGCTACCTCGACGCGCAGATCATGCGGGCGATCCGCGTCATCATCGACCTCGGCATGCACCTGCGGCTGCGCATCCCGAACAGCGAGACGTTCCACCCCGGCGAGGTGTGGACGCCGGAGCTGGGGCGCGAGTTCTTCGGCGCCTTCAACGGCCGCGACCCGGCCTTCATCGACTCCGAGATCGTCCGGTACCTGGGCGCGCCGGGGCAGGCCATCGGCTACAAGCTCGGCGAGCGGGCGTGGCTGGCCGGCCGCGACGCCGCGCGGGCGGCGCGCGGCGCGGACTTCGACCTCAAGGCGTGGCACATGGCCGCGCTCTCGATGGGCGCACTGGGCCTGGACGACCTCACCGACGAGCTGGCCCGGCTCCCGTGA
- a CDS encoding MFS transporter: MRTYRELFRTPEFTPLFAASCATVAATTLTGLALATLVYARTESPLLSALAMFGPSFAAVIGATTLLSVTDRVPPRPALTLVALATAVACLTLATPGLPLAAMFAVIFALGLTASIGSGVLYGLLDEILPADGYVLGRSVLNMSVGAMQVTGFALGGVLLAVVSPRTALLVGAALAFGSLLVLRLGLSPRPARSSGRPSLAITWRINRELLSTPARRAVYLAMWVPNGLVVGCEALFVPYAPHAAAVLFVAAALGMLLGDLAAGRLLSPATRQRYVTPLRFALAAPYLLFVLPLNLPVAAVAAAIASVGFMSTLLLQERLIALTGKDVRGQALGLHASGMKAMQAAGATVAGLVAQVLPVGTAIAVMAALSVVVTAALTPGLRLSDPTIEPLDMKEPAHA; the protein is encoded by the coding sequence ATGCGCACCTACCGAGAACTGTTCCGCACGCCGGAGTTCACCCCGCTGTTCGCGGCGTCCTGCGCGACGGTCGCGGCGACGACGCTGACGGGGCTCGCGCTCGCCACGCTGGTCTACGCCCGCACGGAGTCGCCGCTGCTGTCGGCGCTGGCCATGTTCGGGCCGTCGTTCGCCGCGGTGATCGGCGCCACCACACTGCTCTCGGTGACCGACCGGGTGCCGCCGCGACCGGCGCTGACGCTGGTCGCCCTCGCCACCGCCGTGGCCTGTCTGACGCTGGCGACGCCGGGACTGCCGCTGGCGGCGATGTTCGCGGTGATCTTCGCCCTCGGCCTGACGGCGTCGATCGGGTCCGGGGTGCTGTACGGACTGCTCGACGAGATCCTGCCGGCCGACGGCTACGTCCTGGGCCGGTCGGTGCTCAACATGTCGGTCGGCGCGATGCAGGTGACGGGGTTCGCGCTCGGCGGCGTCCTGCTCGCCGTGGTGTCGCCCAGAACGGCACTGCTCGTCGGTGCGGCGCTGGCCTTCGGGTCGCTCCTGGTCCTCCGGCTGGGCCTGAGCCCCCGGCCGGCACGCAGCTCGGGCCGTCCGTCCCTCGCGATCACCTGGCGGATCAACCGGGAGCTGCTCTCCACGCCGGCCCGCCGGGCCGTCTACCTCGCGATGTGGGTGCCCAACGGGCTGGTGGTGGGGTGCGAGGCGCTGTTCGTCCCGTACGCGCCGCACGCCGCCGCGGTCCTGTTCGTCGCGGCCGCGCTGGGCATGCTGCTGGGCGACCTGGCCGCCGGGCGGCTGCTGTCGCCAGCGACCCGGCAGCGCTACGTCACGCCGCTGCGCTTCGCCCTCGCGGCGCCGTACCTGCTGTTCGTGCTCCCGCTGAACCTGCCCGTCGCGGCCGTCGCGGCCGCCATCGCGTCCGTCGGCTTCATGTCGACGCTGCTGCTGCAGGAACGGCTGATCGCGCTGACCGGCAAGGACGTGCGCGGTCAGGCCCTGGGGCTGCACGCGTCGGGCATGAAGGCGATGCAGGCGGCCGGTGCGACGGTGGCCGGCCTGGTCGCCCAGGTGCTTCCCGTCGGGACGGCCATCGCCGTGATGGCGGCGCTGTCGGTCGTCGTCACCGCCGCGCTCACCCCCGGCCTGCGGCTGTCCGATCCCACCATTGAACCGCTCGACATGAAGGAGCCTGCTCATGCATGA
- a CDS encoding PH domain-containing protein: MDQDELFAPPGEAWQQVSRKLVDLRRLVLLITVTVVTAAVAVVLGLIFGLPGVLPVLGAALIALVWGLWLIPRNWRAWGYAERLDDLLVTHGVMYRRLTVVPYGRMQFVDVASGPLERRYGLATVQLHTASPATDAKIPGLPAAEAARLRDRLSALGEAQAAGL; encoded by the coding sequence GTGGACCAGGATGAGCTCTTCGCGCCGCCCGGCGAGGCCTGGCAGCAGGTGTCGCGCAAGCTCGTCGACCTGCGCCGGCTGGTGCTGCTGATCACCGTCACCGTCGTCACCGCCGCCGTCGCGGTGGTGCTCGGGCTGATCTTCGGGCTGCCGGGTGTGCTTCCGGTCCTCGGGGCCGCGCTGATCGCGCTGGTGTGGGGGCTGTGGCTGATCCCGCGCAACTGGCGCGCCTGGGGCTACGCGGAGCGGCTCGACGACCTGCTGGTCACCCACGGCGTCATGTACCGCCGCCTGACGGTGGTGCCGTACGGCCGCATGCAGTTCGTCGACGTCGCGTCGGGGCCGCTGGAGCGGCGCTACGGGCTGGCCACCGTCCAGCTGCACACCGCCTCGCCGGCCACCGACGCGAAGATCCCCGGCCTGCCGGCCGCCGAGGCCGCGCGGCTGCGCGATCGGCTGTCGGCGCTGGGTGAGGCGCAGGCGGCCGGTCTGTGA